From a region of the Constantimarinum furrinae genome:
- a CDS encoding HYR domain-containing protein — MKKITLTNHRLSLACMLFLGLTLFWQGELFAQCTPTAGFPDPPGAISCNFPGGQADALFTETFDGGFGVFTEDSPPGPGTSGSNDLTVSTGGDTPSGGTGAECNPEGTAGPEYIFLEGSFTLAGETHCMSTTVDLTAESAPLQASFWYYMFGDNIGDLIINVNGTQEFIVSGQQQTGQFDPWLQGTFSLDAYAGGLATIQICMTEGNGAISTFESDTSIDHFQIFRCVTAPIISCPMDIMVNNDAGQCSAVVNFGNASAVDPDGGPVTITQTMGPPSGSAFPVGDTIIEFTATDQDGDSSTCQFTITVVDNEPPTQFDCPADITVDNDPGICGAVVDYPDPILMDNCFSGGGIVTDELSTIFGSNNGGSDGGAVYFDITVGPQNIMITELDINIAGTGAPFSMDVYTLVGSSVGNETNAAAWGAPVAVGSGTGNPEDTPSVAVLDNPVTLNANTTYGIALVMDASHGHEYTNGNGSNENFSNADLSIALGQATNVPFTGSVFSPRIWNGTVRYEINTSSVMYTVVTGFPSGDVFPVGTTLTTLEYTDAGGNTVQCTFNVTVNDIEAPTITCLGAPGTYDQTITITNPALMSTNTFSFTGTPVGAAGDATLEVRTFGDIDGTGGNEEAWTITDEDSNTTGMIGATGVFADQCNTTLLETFTIPAAMIDAWAADGMIDFTGTDVAGNINLTLCGGDFLELRLIYSTAGGTPVDVVLDANGMASIPVSSLVASTSDNCGPVTVTASGGAPVPATLNTGFAGGNRSFGNFFDINALNDATVQSFDINSENGAGINLELEIYAKSGTWVGNETNAAAWTLLTTTTVTTNAVNTPTPLNLTLNYVMAAGETHAFYIRPTDPTGVGGLEYTNGTGVGNVWASDANIEFLEGGAKDSFTAGGLFQPRVFNGNIHYNAGGAPSTTIDFTCDDVGENFIEVFATDPSGNESSCIATVNVIDDTDPILVCQDVTIELGADGTAMVDPQAFVDVANTIEACGLAVLATDVTDVSCDDIGTPITVTLFVADPSGNLASCTATLTVVDLLGPDVTCPADQTVDPGPGNLFYTVPDYFATGEATALDNCTDPVTVFSQDPAAGSQIPDGVYNVQVCATDEYGNENCCTFELTVESILGNEDSELSNAIVMYPNPAQNEVRISNGSNLLLNNAQIYDVNGKLISTIDLRDMQQEKVIDISGLSSGVYVVQITGENSSVVKRLIKE; from the coding sequence ATGAAAAAAATTACTTTGACGAATCATCGTCTAAGTTTAGCATGTATGCTTTTCTTAGGCTTGACATTATTCTGGCAAGGTGAGTTGTTTGCGCAATGTACACCTACTGCCGGATTCCCGGATCCTCCGGGAGCAATTTCCTGTAACTTCCCTGGCGGGCAGGCAGATGCCTTGTTCACCGAAACCTTCGATGGAGGGTTTGGTGTGTTTACTGAAGATTCCCCTCCGGGTCCTGGAACAAGTGGATCTAATGACCTTACCGTAAGTACCGGTGGGGATACACCGTCCGGGGGAACCGGCGCGGAATGTAATCCGGAAGGAACAGCAGGACCGGAATACATTTTCCTTGAAGGCTCCTTTACACTGGCGGGCGAAACCCATTGTATGTCTACTACTGTGGACCTTACAGCAGAATCGGCGCCATTACAAGCTTCCTTCTGGTACTATATGTTTGGTGACAATATAGGCGACCTGATTATCAATGTAAATGGTACTCAGGAATTTATTGTGAGTGGTCAACAACAGACCGGACAATTCGACCCTTGGTTACAAGGTACTTTTAGCCTCGACGCTTATGCAGGAGGTTTAGCTACCATCCAAATATGTATGACCGAAGGGAACGGGGCAATCTCGACTTTCGAATCGGATACCTCGATCGATCATTTTCAGATCTTCAGATGTGTAACAGCACCAATTATATCTTGTCCGATGGACATCATGGTAAACAATGATGCGGGACAATGTTCTGCGGTTGTTAACTTTGGAAACGCCTCTGCCGTTGATCCCGATGGCGGACCGGTTACTATTACACAAACTATGGGACCACCATCCGGTAGTGCCTTTCCTGTTGGAGATACGATTATAGAATTTACTGCCACAGATCAGGATGGAGATTCCTCTACCTGTCAGTTTACAATAACTGTGGTGGATAATGAGCCTCCAACCCAATTTGACTGTCCGGCAGATATCACAGTGGATAACGATCCGGGAATATGTGGAGCCGTAGTAGATTATCCGGATCCCATTTTAATGGATAATTGTTTCTCCGGTGGAGGAATAGTTACCGATGAGCTTTCAACAATATTTGGAAGCAATAATGGAGGAAGTGATGGAGGTGCGGTCTATTTTGATATTACAGTAGGTCCTCAAAATATTATGATCACTGAACTAGATATAAATATCGCCGGAACTGGTGCTCCTTTCTCTATGGATGTTTACACTTTAGTAGGTTCATCGGTTGGGAACGAAACCAATGCGGCTGCATGGGGCGCACCGGTGGCTGTTGGATCTGGTACCGGAAATCCTGAAGATACTCCTTCTGTGGCTGTTCTGGACAATCCAGTTACTCTGAATGCGAATACTACATATGGTATCGCTTTAGTAATGGATGCTTCTCACGGTCATGAATATACAAATGGTAATGGATCTAATGAAAATTTCTCGAACGCAGATCTTTCAATTGCTTTGGGCCAAGCGACCAACGTACCGTTTACAGGAAGTGTATTTAGCCCGAGAATATGGAATGGAACTGTACGCTACGAGATAAACACATCTTCAGTGATGTATACAGTAGTTACCGGTTTTCCAAGTGGCGACGTTTTCCCTGTTGGTACTACCCTTACCACATTAGAATATACTGATGCCGGTGGTAATACAGTACAGTGTACTTTTAACGTTACGGTTAATGATATTGAGGCCCCAACAATTACTTGTTTGGGTGCACCCGGTACGTACGACCAAACGATTACTATAACTAATCCGGCCTTAATGAGCACTAATACGTTTAGCTTTACCGGAACTCCGGTAGGTGCTGCGGGAGATGCTACCTTAGAGGTAAGAACATTTGGTGATATAGACGGTACAGGTGGTAATGAAGAGGCTTGGACCATTACTGATGAAGACTCCAACACTACCGGTATGATTGGTGCGACAGGAGTGTTTGCCGATCAATGTAATACTACCCTTTTGGAAACCTTTACTATTCCTGCGGCCATGATCGATGCGTGGGCAGCCGACGGTATGATCGACTTTACCGGTACCGATGTGGCCGGAAATATCAATCTAACGCTATGTGGTGGAGACTTCCTCGAGTTAAGATTGATTTACAGCACAGCTGGTGGAACACCGGTTGACGTTGTACTCGATGCCAATGGTATGGCCAGTATTCCAGTATCGAGTCTGGTGGCTTCAACCTCAGATAACTGTGGTCCTGTTACAGTTACTGCCTCAGGCGGTGCTCCGGTTCCCGCTACATTGAATACAGGTTTTGCAGGAGGTAACAGAAGTTTCGGAAACTTCTTTGATATCAATGCACTAAATGACGCAACTGTGCAAAGTTTCGATATAAACTCTGAAAACGGAGCCGGTATAAATTTAGAGCTTGAAATTTATGCGAAAAGTGGAACTTGGGTAGGAAATGAAACCAATGCCGCGGCATGGACATTACTTACAACAACTACGGTGACCACTAACGCCGTAAATACACCAACACCTCTTAACTTAACTTTAAATTATGTCATGGCTGCAGGCGAGACTCATGCCTTCTATATTCGACCTACTGACCCTACCGGAGTCGGCGGACTCGAATATACCAATGGTACAGGTGTTGGAAATGTATGGGCTTCTGATGCTAATATCGAATTTTTGGAAGGTGGAGCTAAGGATTCGTTCACTGCAGGTGGTCTTTTCCAGCCTCGTGTGTTTAATGGAAACATTCATTATAATGCCGGAGGAGCACCCTCTACTACCATAGATTTCACATGTGATGATGTAGGTGAAAACTTTATTGAAGTCTTTGCTACAGATCCAAGTGGAAATGAGTCTTCATGTATCGCAACAGTAAACGTGATCGATGACACCGATCCTATACTTGTTTGTCAGGATGTAACTATCGAATTGGGTGCCGACGGTACCGCAATGGTAGATCCACAAGCATTTGTAGACGTTGCTAATACAATTGAGGCCTGTGGTCTTGCTGTACTTGCTACCGATGTTACCGATGTAAGTTGTGATGATATTGGAACACCAATTACAGTGACGCTGTTTGTAGCAGATCCAAGTGGAAACCTTGCTTCCTGTACTGCGACCCTTACGGTTGTAGATCTGTTAGGACCGGATGTTACTTGTCCTGCAGATCAAACCGTGGATCCGGGACCAGGAAACTTGTTCTATACCGTACCGGATTACTTCGCTACGGGAGAGGCTACAGCTCTTGACAACTGTACCGATCCTGTAACAGTATTCTCTCAGGATCCTGCAGCAGGTTCTCAGATTCCAGACGGAGTTTACAATGTACAGGTATGTGCAACCGATGAGTATGGTAATGAAAACTGCTGTACCTTCGAACTTACAGTAGAGAGCATCTTAGGAAACGAAGACAGTGAGCTAAGCAACGCCATTGTGATGTATCCTAACCCTGCACAGAACGAGGTAAGGATCTCTAATGGATCTAACCTTTTACTGAACAATGCACAGATCTATGATGTGAATGGAAAGCTAATAAGCACCATCGATCTTAGAGATATGCAGCAGGAGAAAGTGATTGATATTTCAGGTTTATCATCAGGGGTGTACGTGGTACAGATCACCGGTGAGAACTCAAGCGTTGTAAAACGATTGATCAAGGAGTAA
- the htpG gene encoding molecular chaperone HtpG: protein MSKGTINVSVENIFPLIKKFLYSDHEIFLRELVSNATDATLKLKHLTNIGEAKVDYGSPKIEVKIDKDKKQLHIIDQGIGMTREEVEKYINEIAFSGAEEFIEKYKDKNGDDAGIIGHFGLGFYSAFMVAKKVEIITKSYKDEPAVHWTCDGSPNYIIEKSSKEDRGTEIILHIAEDSTEFLEESRIRELLVKYNKFMPIPIKFGTKTETLSKPEGAKEEEPAPTKEVDNIINNPDPAWTKAPTELKDEDYKSFYRELYPMQFEEPLFNIHLNVDYPFNLTGILYFPKMTNDMNIQKDKIQLYQNQVFVTDNVEGIVPEFLTMLRGVIDSPDIPLNVSRSYLQADGAVKKISSYITRKVADKLKSLFNSDREDFEKKWNDIKMVIEYGMLTEEKFYEKAQDFALYPTVDGTYFTFSELKEKIKDLQTDKDDKLVVLYASNTETQHSYIEAAKAKGYEVLLLDSPIVSHLLQKIESKEEKISFVRVDSDPIDSLIKKEEEAVSKLNDDEKETLSGFLKETIPSEKFTVKLEAMDSNANPFIITEPEFMRRMKEMQQTGGGMFGMGAMPEIYNLVVNTNHPLVSEILNTKTKKKKERLVLQALDLAKLSKNLLKGEEMTRFIKRSYEMIK from the coding sequence ATGAGTAAAGGAACTATTAATGTATCGGTAGAGAACATCTTTCCGCTTATTAAAAAGTTTTTATACAGTGACCACGAGATCTTTTTACGTGAATTGGTCTCGAATGCCACAGATGCTACTTTAAAACTGAAACACCTTACCAATATTGGAGAAGCAAAGGTAGATTACGGTAGTCCAAAGATCGAAGTGAAGATCGATAAGGACAAAAAACAACTTCATATCATCGATCAGGGAATTGGAATGACCCGTGAAGAAGTTGAGAAGTACATCAACGAGATCGCTTTTTCGGGAGCTGAAGAATTTATTGAAAAGTACAAGGATAAGAATGGGGATGATGCCGGAATTATAGGTCATTTCGGTTTGGGCTTTTATTCTGCGTTTATGGTCGCCAAAAAAGTGGAGATCATCACTAAAAGTTACAAGGACGAGCCTGCGGTGCACTGGACTTGTGACGGGTCACCCAACTACATCATTGAAAAAAGCAGTAAAGAAGATAGAGGAACGGAGATCATTTTGCACATTGCTGAAGATTCTACCGAATTTCTGGAAGAGTCCCGGATCCGGGAGTTATTGGTCAAGTACAATAAGTTTATGCCAATACCGATAAAATTCGGTACTAAAACTGAAACACTTTCCAAGCCTGAAGGCGCAAAAGAGGAAGAGCCTGCTCCCACTAAAGAAGTAGATAATATTATTAATAATCCTGATCCGGCATGGACAAAAGCGCCAACCGAACTTAAAGATGAGGATTACAAAAGTTTTTATCGTGAGCTCTACCCCATGCAGTTTGAAGAGCCGCTCTTCAACATCCATTTGAATGTGGATTATCCTTTTAATCTTACCGGAATATTGTATTTCCCTAAGATGACTAATGATATGAATATTCAGAAGGATAAGATTCAGCTGTATCAAAATCAGGTATTCGTTACCGATAATGTTGAGGGAATCGTACCTGAGTTTTTAACCATGCTACGAGGAGTGATCGATAGTCCCGATATTCCATTAAATGTATCCCGAAGCTATCTTCAGGCCGATGGAGCTGTTAAGAAGATATCCAGTTATATTACCCGAAAAGTCGCCGATAAACTAAAGAGTTTGTTCAATAGCGATCGTGAGGATTTCGAGAAGAAGTGGAACGATATTAAAATGGTGATAGAATACGGAATGCTTACCGAGGAGAAATTCTATGAAAAAGCCCAGGATTTTGCTCTGTATCCAACGGTTGATGGCACCTATTTTACTTTTTCAGAATTAAAGGAAAAAATTAAAGACCTTCAAACGGATAAAGATGATAAGCTGGTCGTATTATATGCTTCCAATACCGAAACTCAGCACAGCTATATCGAGGCGGCCAAAGCCAAGGGTTATGAAGTATTGCTCCTCGATTCGCCGATTGTTTCACATTTACTTCAGAAAATCGAATCCAAGGAAGAGAAAATTTCATTTGTTCGGGTAGACAGTGATCCAATCGACTCCCTTATTAAGAAAGAAGAAGAAGCAGTATCTAAATTAAATGATGATGAAAAGGAAACTTTATCCGGTTTTTTAAAAGAAACGATTCCTTCGGAAAAGTTTACAGTAAAGCTGGAGGCCATGGACAGTAATGCTAATCCCTTTATAATTACTGAACCGGAATTTATGCGTCGTATGAAAGAAATGCAGCAAACCGGTGGTGGAATGTTTGGTATGGGGGCTATGCCGGAAATTTACAACCTTGTAGTTAATACGAATCATCCTTTGGTTTCTGAAATTCTGAATACTAAGACCAAAAAGAAAAAGGAACGTCTGGTACTTCAGGCACTTGATCTGGCGAAGTTGAGTAAGAACCTTTTGAAAGGTGAAGAGATGACCCGGTTTATTAAGAGAAGTTATGAGATGATCAAGTAA
- a CDS encoding S9 family peptidase — MKKLLFPALLFLFIVAVTAQEKTGYQQPPKSIMDLVDAPLAPSVLIDDKGENVVLLFRDAYKSIEELSETELRLAGLRINPNTNIGSRTNYYNDIQVKKATSTDTSTITGLPQNGRFSYFNWSPDQKKIAFLNTVSNGVEVWVLDIDNRSAKKLSGATVNANMGDPINWFKNSDALLVKMLPKQKKELINTAEAVPEGPTISVSDGAKAQNRTYQDLLKNPNDEANFEQLAHSELKKITLSGTVSDFLPSAMYRSVSFSPDGEYVLIATTKKPFSYIVPYYRFPYEEIVYDASGKMVHKVNDVPLDEVRPKGFMATRTGKRNFSWRADKPSTLYWVEALDGGDPENEVAYRDVVYEVYAPFTGKGREVFKSKNRFSGISWGNDEVAVAYDYWWNDRNTKTYLFNPSQPGQTPTIISDRNYQDQYSDPGNFVMKQNKYHRDVLEINNGKAYLIGDGFSEKGQFPFVDEFNLKDQSKKRIYQSTYTDKKEDLRYAVNMKEGKILVRIESKNEYPNYYFRNIYKDNDLTAVTSFENPYKSLSNVHKEVITYKRYDGLELEATLYLPVGYDRNKKEKKPMILWAYPREFKDKSSASQNTTNPNEFIYPYYGSPIYWVTRGYVVLDDAAFPIVGEGDEEPNDTFRSQLVGNAKAAIDAVDALGYIDRNRVGVGGHSYGAFMVANLLSHSDLFAAGIARSGAYNRTLTPFGFQSEERSYWDSPETYYTMSPFMHADKMKTPLLLIHGEADNNSGTYPLQSERYFNALKGLGAPARLVMLPKESHGYRAKESILHLLWEQDSWLEKYVKNRDENTVKVTDEIKK, encoded by the coding sequence ATGAAAAAATTACTCTTTCCAGCCTTGTTGTTTTTGTTTATTGTTGCAGTAACTGCTCAGGAAAAAACAGGATATCAACAACCGCCTAAATCAATAATGGATCTTGTAGACGCTCCCCTCGCTCCTTCTGTGTTAATTGATGACAAAGGAGAAAATGTTGTATTACTCTTCAGAGATGCCTATAAGAGTATCGAAGAACTATCAGAAACAGAATTACGGCTTGCCGGCTTGCGAATAAACCCCAATACTAATATTGGTAGCCGAACCAACTATTACAATGATATTCAGGTCAAGAAAGCAACTTCGACAGATACTTCCACAATTACGGGGCTGCCCCAAAACGGTCGTTTTTCCTATTTTAACTGGTCTCCCGATCAAAAAAAGATAGCATTTTTAAATACCGTCTCTAATGGTGTTGAAGTCTGGGTTCTCGATATTGACAACAGATCGGCTAAAAAATTAAGCGGAGCCACGGTAAATGCAAATATGGGAGACCCCATTAATTGGTTCAAGAATTCGGATGCATTGCTGGTGAAAATGCTTCCGAAGCAAAAAAAAGAATTGATAAATACTGCTGAAGCTGTGCCCGAGGGGCCTACTATTTCAGTAAGTGATGGTGCCAAAGCACAAAACAGGACCTATCAGGATCTGCTAAAAAATCCGAATGATGAAGCTAATTTTGAGCAATTGGCACATTCAGAATTAAAAAAAATAACGCTTAGCGGTACTGTATCTGATTTTTTACCTTCGGCCATGTATCGAAGCGTGTCCTTTTCCCCCGATGGTGAGTATGTCTTGATCGCTACGACCAAAAAGCCATTCTCCTATATTGTTCCCTACTATCGTTTCCCATATGAAGAGATCGTGTATGATGCTTCGGGTAAGATGGTGCACAAAGTGAACGATGTTCCATTGGATGAAGTACGTCCAAAAGGATTTATGGCCACCCGAACCGGAAAACGAAATTTTTCTTGGAGAGCAGATAAGCCTTCCACACTTTATTGGGTAGAGGCCTTAGACGGAGGAGATCCGGAAAATGAAGTGGCTTACAGAGATGTGGTCTATGAAGTATATGCTCCTTTTACGGGCAAAGGGCGCGAGGTCTTTAAAAGTAAAAATCGTTTTTCAGGAATATCCTGGGGAAATGACGAGGTTGCTGTGGCGTACGATTACTGGTGGAATGATCGAAACACCAAAACCTATCTGTTTAATCCGTCACAACCGGGACAAACACCGACTATTATTTCAGATCGAAATTATCAGGATCAATACAGTGATCCGGGAAATTTTGTGATGAAGCAAAACAAATACCATCGTGATGTGTTGGAGATTAATAATGGAAAAGCCTATTTAATTGGAGACGGTTTTTCGGAAAAAGGGCAGTTTCCCTTTGTCGATGAATTTAATTTAAAGGACCAAAGCAAAAAACGTATTTACCAATCAACATATACCGATAAGAAAGAAGATTTGCGTTATGCTGTAAATATGAAAGAAGGTAAGATCCTGGTGCGTATCGAATCTAAGAATGAGTATCCCAATTATTACTTCAGAAACATATACAAGGACAACGATCTCACAGCGGTGACCTCATTCGAGAATCCCTATAAGAGTCTGTCTAATGTGCACAAAGAGGTAATTACTTATAAAAGATATGACGGCTTAGAACTCGAGGCCACACTGTATTTGCCGGTAGGTTATGATAGGAACAAAAAAGAAAAGAAGCCTATGATCCTTTGGGCATATCCTCGTGAGTTCAAAGACAAAAGCAGTGCTTCACAAAACACCACAAACCCCAATGAGTTTATCTATCCGTATTATGGAAGTCCGATCTATTGGGTAACCCGAGGTTATGTGGTGCTGGATGATGCCGCGTTTCCTATAGTGGGTGAAGGTGATGAAGAACCTAATGATACCTTCAGGAGTCAATTGGTAGGCAATGCAAAAGCTGCCATTGATGCAGTCGACGCGTTGGGCTATATAGACAGGAATCGTGTAGGTGTTGGCGGACATAGTTACGGAGCCTTTATGGTGGCCAATTTGTTAAGTCACAGTGATCTTTTCGCTGCCGGAATTGCGCGAAGCGGAGCTTATAATCGTACCCTGACACCATTCGGATTTCAAAGTGAAGAGCGCAGTTATTGGGATTCGCCCGAAACCTATTATACAATGTCGCCTTTTATGCACGCCGACAAAATGAAAACACCCCTGTTGCTCATTCACGGAGAAGCCGACAATAATTCTGGAACCTATCCTTTGCAGAGTGAGCGTTATTTCAATGCCTTAAAAGGCCTGGGGGCTCCAGCGAGACTCGTTATGTTACCTAAGGAAAGTCACGGTTACAGAGCAAAAGAAAGTATACTTCACTTACTCTGGGAACAGGATAGCTGGCTCGAAAAATATGTAAAGAACAGAGATGAAAACACGGTAAAAGTTACAGATGAGATCAAAAAATAG
- a CDS encoding 3-oxoacyl-ACP synthase III family protein has translation MYSAKISGLGSYVPENVVTNDDLSKLMDTNDAWIQERTGIKERRHIKKGDGNSTSVMAVKASTIALERSKLSPKDIDMIIFATLSPDMYFPGGGVQVQEMMGMRTVPALDVRNQCSGFVYAISVADQFIKTGMYKHILVIGSENHSGGLDFTTRGRGVSVIFGDGAGAAVVSRNDTGAGGILSTHLHSEGKHKDELSLQGPSTEYWVPEIIEKNPQENIPYYPYMNGTFVFKHAVVRFSEVISEGLRANNLQSKDISMLIPHQANLRISQFIQQKMKLRDDQVFNNIQKYGNTTAASIPIALTEAWEEGKINNGDIVVLAAFGSGFTWGSVIIQWA, from the coding sequence ATGTACAGTGCAAAAATATCGGGTCTGGGGTCTTATGTACCCGAAAATGTCGTGACCAACGACGATCTGTCTAAATTGATGGATACCAACGACGCTTGGATCCAGGAACGGACCGGAATAAAAGAACGTCGACACATTAAGAAAGGTGACGGAAATTCTACGTCGGTCATGGCTGTAAAGGCATCGACCATAGCACTGGAGCGTTCAAAACTTAGTCCCAAAGACATCGATATGATCATCTTTGCAACCTTAAGCCCCGACATGTATTTCCCCGGCGGAGGTGTTCAGGTTCAGGAAATGATGGGTATGCGTACAGTGCCGGCACTCGATGTTCGCAATCAATGCAGTGGTTTTGTATATGCGATTTCGGTTGCAGATCAGTTTATAAAAACCGGTATGTATAAACATATTCTAGTGATAGGTAGCGAAAACCATAGTGGCGGCCTCGATTTTACAACCCGGGGAAGAGGGGTCTCGGTAATTTTTGGAGATGGAGCAGGAGCGGCCGTTGTATCCCGAAACGATACGGGTGCCGGTGGAATCCTTTCAACCCATTTACACAGTGAAGGAAAGCACAAGGATGAACTTTCCCTTCAGGGGCCAAGTACTGAATACTGGGTACCGGAGATCATCGAGAAGAATCCGCAAGAAAACATACCGTATTATCCGTATATGAACGGAACCTTCGTTTTTAAGCATGCCGTGGTTCGTTTTAGCGAAGTTATTTCAGAAGGACTTAGAGCTAATAATCTGCAGAGTAAAGATATTAGCATGCTCATTCCGCACCAGGCAAATCTTAGAATCTCTCAGTTTATTCAGCAGAAAATGAAATTGAGGGACGATCAGGTATTCAATAATATTCAGAAATACGGAAATACCACCGCCGCATCAATTCCTATTGCCTTAACTGAAGCCTGGGAGGAAGGAAAGATAAATAATGGAGATATCGTAGTACTTGCCGCCTTCGGTAGTGGTTTTACTTGGGGAAGTGTGATCATACAGTGGGCATAG